One segment of Acidovorax sp. DW039 DNA contains the following:
- a CDS encoding AAA family ATPase yields the protein MYAPFFGLQHPPFSIAPDPRYLFMSERHREALAHLLYGLDAGGGFVLLTGEVGAGKTTVCRCFLEQIPEHCNVAYIFNPKLTVGELLRSICDEFGVPHKPNVPGVETVKDYIDPLNASLLAAHASGRNTVLIIDEAQNLEADVLEQLRLLTNLETNERKLLQIILIGQPELRTMVARPSLEQLAQRVIARFHLDALTPQETQQYIAHRLAVAGLRGPMPFSRRALRRVHVLSRGIPRRINLLCDRALLGAYAAGQHGVSKAIVERAAREVFGTHVPQRSPSVGPLSRWAMGGLGLVAGAAMVAAAGWMAGIRPGPKGLGTAQTVNQGANHGAVAAIGAAPGAQAKPPLASPPAQSASAASAPGTAVPVPTKASQPVAAATSSGASSAEASPEPASGLQQFLQAQSPGDASAWQALASVWGVALPEGADACAALTRDGLRCYRNRRAGLNLIRQMDRPTLLMLSPSAQSEATVPVVLRGLDEDVATLQSGGRTLHVPVADLAQVWRGDMITLWRAPPGMPDKGEITDSAAGTAWLDARLASKAAGGAGVSARAVTPALRQARIHRFQLAQGVTPDGRAGPVTLMLLNRATGVKEPRLRSGA from the coding sequence CCCATCTGCTCTACGGGCTGGATGCGGGTGGGGGCTTCGTGTTGCTCACGGGCGAGGTGGGGGCAGGCAAGACCACGGTGTGCCGCTGCTTTCTGGAGCAGATTCCGGAGCATTGCAACGTGGCTTATATCTTCAACCCCAAGCTCACGGTGGGGGAGTTGCTGCGCTCGATCTGCGATGAGTTTGGTGTGCCCCACAAGCCCAACGTGCCGGGGGTGGAGACCGTCAAGGACTACATCGATCCGCTGAACGCCTCGCTGCTGGCGGCGCACGCATCAGGGCGCAACACCGTGCTCATCATCGACGAGGCTCAGAACCTAGAGGCCGATGTGCTGGAGCAGCTACGCCTGCTCACCAACCTGGAAACCAACGAGCGCAAGCTGCTGCAGATCATCCTGATCGGCCAGCCGGAGTTGCGAACGATGGTGGCTCGCCCTTCGCTGGAGCAGCTGGCGCAGCGGGTGATTGCGCGTTTTCATCTGGACGCCCTGACGCCCCAGGAGACCCAGCAGTACATCGCCCATCGTCTTGCAGTGGCCGGCTTGCGTGGCCCCATGCCATTCAGTCGCAGGGCGCTGCGGCGTGTGCACGTCCTGTCCCGGGGGATTCCGCGGCGCATCAATTTGCTTTGCGATCGCGCTTTGCTGGGGGCTTATGCAGCAGGGCAGCACGGCGTGAGCAAAGCCATCGTTGAGCGCGCCGCGCGAGAGGTGTTTGGCACGCATGTTCCCCAGCGTTCCCCGTCTGTTGGACCTTTGTCCCGATGGGCGATGGGTGGACTTGGCTTGGTAGCCGGGGCGGCCATGGTGGCGGCGGCTGGCTGGATGGCGGGCATTCGTCCGGGCCCGAAGGGGCTGGGCACCGCACAGACGGTAAATCAGGGGGCGAATCACGGTGCGGTTGCGGCGATTGGCGCAGCCCCCGGCGCCCAGGCCAAGCCGCCCCTGGCCTCACCGCCTGCGCAAAGTGCTTCCGCAGCTTCGGCTCCAGGCACGGCCGTACCTGTGCCCACCAAGGCGAGTCAGCCTGTGGCGGCTGCCACCTCCTCCGGGGCTTCGTCTGCAGAGGCTTCGCCTGAACCTGCATCGGGTCTGCAGCAGTTTTTGCAAGCGCAATCCCCAGGAGATGCTTCCGCATGGCAGGCTCTGGCTTCCGTGTGGGGGGTGGCCTTGCCCGAGGGGGCGGATGCCTGTGCCGCTCTGACACGCGATGGTCTGCGTTGCTATCGCAATCGGCGCGCGGGCCTGAACCTGATACGACAGATGGATCGGCCTACGCTGCTCATGCTGTCCCCTTCTGCCCAGAGTGAGGCTACCGTGCCAGTCGTGTTGCGTGGCCTGGATGAGGATGTGGCGACGCTGCAAAGCGGTGGCCGTACCCTGCATGTGCCTGTGGCTGATCTGGCCCAGGTGTGGCGGGGTGACATGATCACGCTGTGGCGTGCACCGCCGGGCATGCCTGACAAGGGCGAAATCACCGACAGTGCCGCAGGTACGGCCTGGTTGGATGCACGGCTGGCGTCGAAAGCGGCGGGCGGTGCCGGGGTAAGTGCCCGCGCTGTGACGCCTGCGCTGCGCCAGGCCCGGATCCATCGGTTTCAGCTGGCCCAGGGCGTCACCCCTGACGGCCGCGCGGGCCCGGTGACCCTCATGCTCCTCAACCGCGCCACCGGCGTGAAAGAACCCCGTTTGCGCAGTGGCGCCTGA